In Maridesulfovibrio sp., a single genomic region encodes these proteins:
- a CDS encoding acyl-CoA dehydratase activase, whose protein sequence is MISFGIDIGYSSVKVAVINENLEVIRRRYVLHRGNPEKVLQRILEDFLSGFDGNAMYGAVVGSAGKSMAVKGSVESVNDIAAVVEGALLLNPDCRSIVEIGGQQAGFITGFSSRKKTGLEFSLNPDCSAGTGSFLEEQSSRIGIEIEDYSRLEGAATYTPRIAGRCSVFAKTDITHHQQEGVAIPDILRGLAYAVARNYRNSVMRGLPVAAPVLFVGGVAGNSAVVSALRKVLDLGEGQLFIHENSQMAKAVGAAVIALREKLEFDCEKLFFNRTGALIPNASKEAAALAPLAGFGSGDAVDRHCCVLLPSDGDPIKCWLGVDVGSTSTNVVLADDRNRVLGFRYLRTAGDPVKAVRTGLKELGADFGGRVRVAGSAVTGSGRYVIGKLIGADIVRDEITAQARAAVSLFPDVETVYEIGGQDSKFISIKNGVVSDFQMNKVCAAGTGSFIEEQAKKIGIALDDYADTASKSENPINLGERCTVFMETSIAACLAQGEPVENIAAGLCYSIVKNYINRVVGRKKSGSMILLQGGVAYNQAVVNAFRSVTGKEIIVPPFFSVTGALGAAILAREEMEGSETTFKGFDYESEDISVERAGHEQDAEELLAPGSFNRQVQEFIFGDYDPVPDPAKKTVGMPRSLFTFGMFPLFNTFFKELGVNVLLSESTSGETISRAQKYSLDETCYPVKLINGHAAELVQQNVDYLFFPDLFTAFHPNSKSRQTYGCPYMQLAFKIINEAMRLSEKNITLLSPTIAFSQGPDFMQRQFVELGRQLGRTPKEALSAIKAGMNNYKQLQVRMEERARQTFESLGQNEKAFVLISKIYGIADPVLNMGIPDKLAEMGYRTIPLYDLPESDIFGEHPNMFWPFGQHMLAAAKLVAGHPNLHPIFLTHHGCGPDTVFSHYYEEIMKEKPFLTIEVDEHSSSVGVQTRVEAFVNSLRQTPVLKSPSIEELVDNGTSNPVNISIECSGFGPGTVLLPNIHPYSEIACSIFTANGVNAAVAGPTCPESIDLGRKYSSGNEYFSLTALLGDVLYSLKNHSDGSLPCVFVPQNEGSEVDGQYSRFLRCVLDNEGREAVRIISPYLEDLRDMDTRTAELFFLCLLAGDLVLLTPEMLRAESLKFILDLASSGLLTIERLELIAGTIRNNLAGSSCSKAILGIGEPLVLFNSVLNDNSFKRLEESGRRVIYAPLSEYVWNHWYDYYNYNKTEAHPSMRSNIALLREYMERISARLGEYSHYEREFGTLKKIADRGLGYYAGGFGRYRGAKIMEEIEGVNGVISVTSMYENTGISLGILKDRLDDKPYSPILSLTFDGNRNENNRLKVESFIYNF, encoded by the coding sequence ATGATCAGTTTTGGCATAGACATAGGTTATTCTTCTGTAAAAGTGGCAGTTATAAACGAGAATCTGGAGGTGATCCGCAGAAGGTATGTTCTGCACCGGGGGAATCCGGAAAAGGTGTTGCAGCGGATTCTTGAGGATTTTTTATCCGGATTTGACGGGAATGCAATGTACGGCGCAGTGGTGGGAAGTGCGGGCAAGTCCATGGCCGTAAAAGGTTCCGTGGAATCCGTAAACGATATTGCCGCGGTAGTTGAAGGCGCACTCCTGCTGAACCCGGATTGCCGCTCAATTGTCGAGATAGGCGGGCAGCAGGCCGGATTTATAACCGGGTTTTCAAGCCGGAAAAAAACCGGACTGGAATTTTCCCTGAATCCGGATTGTTCGGCCGGAACAGGATCTTTCCTTGAGGAACAGTCCTCGCGTATAGGTATTGAAATTGAGGATTATTCTCGACTTGAGGGCGCTGCGACATATACTCCCAGAATTGCAGGAAGATGCAGTGTTTTTGCGAAAACCGATATTACCCACCACCAACAGGAAGGTGTCGCGATTCCGGATATCCTGCGTGGTCTGGCCTATGCCGTGGCCAGGAATTACAGAAATTCGGTTATGCGCGGTCTTCCTGTTGCCGCCCCGGTTCTCTTTGTGGGTGGAGTGGCTGGAAACAGTGCCGTAGTTTCAGCTTTGCGCAAGGTGCTTGATCTTGGTGAAGGACAGCTTTTTATCCATGAAAACAGTCAGATGGCCAAAGCCGTGGGCGCCGCTGTAATTGCTCTTCGGGAAAAGCTGGAGTTTGATTGCGAGAAGCTTTTCTTCAACAGGACGGGTGCGTTGATTCCGAATGCCTCTAAGGAAGCTGCCGCATTGGCTCCTCTGGCCGGATTCGGATCAGGGGACGCCGTGGACAGGCATTGCTGCGTTTTGCTTCCCTCCGACGGAGACCCCATTAAGTGCTGGCTCGGAGTGGACGTCGGCTCGACCAGCACCAATGTTGTACTGGCAGATGATAGAAACAGGGTGCTCGGTTTCAGATACCTGCGGACTGCCGGGGATCCGGTCAAGGCTGTGAGAACAGGATTGAAAGAACTGGGGGCGGACTTCGGAGGAAGGGTACGAGTTGCCGGATCGGCCGTCACCGGTTCGGGACGTTATGTCATCGGGAAACTGATCGGGGCTGACATCGTCCGGGACGAGATCACGGCTCAGGCGCGGGCGGCAGTCAGTCTTTTTCCCGATGTTGAAACGGTCTACGAGATCGGTGGACAGGATTCAAAGTTCATATCCATTAAAAACGGTGTGGTATCCGATTTCCAGATGAACAAGGTCTGCGCTGCCGGTACTGGTTCTTTCATTGAGGAGCAGGCAAAGAAAATCGGTATCGCCCTGGATGATTACGCCGACACCGCCTCTAAAAGCGAAAATCCGATCAATCTGGGTGAGCGTTGTACCGTTTTCATGGAAACAAGTATCGCGGCCTGTCTTGCTCAGGGTGAGCCTGTGGAGAATATCGCTGCCGGTCTCTGCTATTCAATCGTGAAAAATTACATCAACAGAGTGGTGGGACGGAAAAAGTCCGGCAGCATGATTCTGCTGCAGGGCGGTGTGGCCTATAACCAGGCCGTTGTGAACGCTTTTCGATCCGTTACCGGAAAAGAGATAATCGTTCCTCCGTTTTTCAGTGTTACCGGTGCGCTGGGGGCCGCTATTCTGGCTCGGGAGGAAATGGAAGGCTCCGAAACAACGTTCAAGGGATTTGATTACGAAAGTGAAGATATTTCCGTGGAACGCGCAGGTCATGAACAGGACGCAGAAGAACTGCTTGCGCCGGGTTCGTTCAACCGGCAGGTGCAGGAATTCATTTTCGGGGATTATGATCCGGTGCCCGACCCTGCGAAAAAGACCGTCGGTATGCCGCGAAGCCTGTTTACCTTCGGAATGTTCCCCTTGTTCAACACTTTTTTCAAGGAACTCGGAGTGAACGTGCTGCTCTCGGAATCAACATCCGGGGAGACCATCAGCAGGGCGCAGAAATATTCGCTGGATGAAACATGCTATCCGGTCAAGCTCATCAACGGGCATGCCGCCGAACTGGTACAGCAGAATGTGGACTATCTGTTCTTCCCGGATCTTTTTACCGCGTTCCATCCCAATTCAAAGTCCCGCCAGACTTACGGCTGCCCCTACATGCAGCTGGCCTTCAAAATTATCAATGAGGCCATGAGGTTGAGTGAAAAGAATATCACGCTGCTTTCCCCGACAATCGCCTTCAGCCAGGGGCCGGATTTCATGCAGAGACAGTTTGTTGAGTTGGGCCGTCAGTTGGGCCGGACGCCTAAGGAGGCGCTTTCAGCCATCAAGGCCGGGATGAATAACTACAAGCAGTTGCAGGTGCGCATGGAAGAGCGTGCCCGTCAGACGTTTGAGTCTCTCGGCCAAAATGAGAAGGCTTTTGTGCTTATCTCGAAGATATACGGTATTGCCGATCCGGTTCTCAATATGGGAATCCCGGACAAACTTGCGGAAATGGGCTACAGAACCATCCCGCTTTATGATCTGCCTGAATCCGATATATTCGGTGAGCACCCAAATATGTTCTGGCCATTCGGTCAGCATATGCTGGCGGCCGCGAAGCTGGTTGCCGGGCACCCCAATCTCCACCCCATATTCCTGACCCACCACGGCTGCGGTCCGGATACGGTTTTTTCGCATTACTACGAAGAAATAATGAAGGAGAAACCTTTCCTGACGATTGAGGTAGATGAACACTCATCAAGTGTCGGGGTGCAGACAAGGGTGGAGGCTTTTGTAAACAGCCTGCGTCAGACTCCTGTGCTGAAATCCCCGTCCATCGAAGAGCTTGTTGATAATGGTACTTCCAACCCGGTCAACATTTCCATTGAGTGTTCAGGGTTCGGACCAGGAACAGTTCTTTTGCCCAACATCCATCCGTACTCGGAAATAGCCTGCTCCATATTCACGGCCAATGGAGTGAATGCCGCAGTGGCAGGCCCCACCTGCCCGGAAAGTATCGACCTCGGACGGAAATATTCATCAGGAAATGAATATTTCTCGCTTACGGCTTTGCTCGGTGATGTCCTTTATTCTCTTAAGAATCATTCCGATGGCAGCTTGCCGTGTGTGTTCGTTCCCCAGAATGAAGGCTCGGAAGTGGATGGTCAGTACAGCCGTTTTCTGCGTTGCGTTCTGGATAATGAGGGACGGGAGGCTGTGCGGATCATTTCTCCCTATCTTGAGGACCTGCGGGATATGGATACCCGAACCGCGGAATTGTTTTTTCTCTGCCTGCTTGCCGGTGATCTTGTCCTGCTGACCCCGGAGATGCTGCGCGCAGAATCGCTGAAGTTCATTCTCGACCTCGCTTCGTCAGGGCTGCTTACCATCGAGAGACTGGAGTTAATTGCCGGGACAATTCGTAACAACCTTGCCGGCTCCAGTTGTTCCAAGGCAATTCTGGGTATCGGGGAACCGTTGGTCCTTTTCAACAGTGTCCTGAATGACAACTCTTTTAAAAGGCTGGAGGAAAGTGGACGTCGGGTGATCTACGCTCCTTTGAGCGAATATGTCTGGAACCACTGGTATGACTATTACAACTACAACAAGACCGAAGCTCATCCGTCAATGCGCAGCAACATCGCACTGCTCAGGGAGTATATGGAAAGAATCTCTGCCAGGCTTGGTGAATACAGCCATTACGAGCGCGAATTCGGAACGCTCAAGAAAATTGCGGATCGTGGTCTTGGGTACTACGCAGGAGGTTTCGGGAGGTATCGCGGCGCAAAAATAATGGAAGAGATAGAGGGAGTAAATGGCGTTATTTCCGTAACTTCCATGTATGAAAATACCGGGATAAGTCTCGGTATTCTCAAGGACCGTCTTGACGACAAACCTTACTCCCCGATCCTTTCGCTTACTTTTGACGGTAATAGGAATGAAAACAACAGGCTCAAGGTGGAGTCATTCATCTATAATTTTTAA
- a CDS encoding class I SAM-dependent methyltransferase, with protein MNKGNKAETGCRGGHGKHGRGPSSYWMQDPEKVLIGLGLMKGMTFLDLGCGPGDYSVQVAGIIGPRGVVYGLDLNADRLRVLESQALEKGLQNIRTVQGDMLGELPFEDGSIDLCLMSTSLHCMDIKEHGVGIFSEIRRILSPSGQVAVLECKKEKSDSGPPLHMRISDKDIKAVAEPLGFRQVLYADFGFNYLIRFKKI; from the coding sequence ATGAATAAGGGAAATAAAGCCGAGACGGGATGCCGAGGCGGACATGGAAAGCATGGGCGCGGCCCGTCAAGCTATTGGATGCAGGATCCGGAGAAGGTTCTGATTGGTCTGGGGCTGATGAAGGGGATGACCTTTCTTGATCTGGGTTGCGGTCCTGGAGATTACAGCGTTCAGGTGGCCGGTATCATAGGCCCCCGAGGCGTTGTCTATGGGCTGGACCTGAATGCTGATCGGCTAAGGGTCCTTGAGAGCCAGGCTCTTGAAAAGGGGCTGCAAAACATCAGGACCGTGCAGGGCGATATGCTCGGAGAACTTCCTTTTGAGGACGGCAGCATTGATCTTTGCCTGATGAGTACTTCCCTGCATTGCATGGATATCAAGGAACATGGAGTCGGAATTTTCAGTGAAATCCGGCGTATTCTGAGCCCCTCGGGACAGGTTGCGGTGCTGGAGTGTAAAAAGGAGAAGAGCGATTCCGGTCCGCCTCTGCACATGCGTATTTCCGATAAGGATATCAAAGCCGTGGCTGAACCTTTGGGATTCAGACAGGTTTTATACGCTGATTTTGGTTTCAACTACTTGATTCGTTTTAAAAAAATATAA
- a CDS encoding flavodoxin domain-containing protein yields MNVLNLYGSLNGQTEKVALEIAKVVSETGHEVRTVNLKNDDSVIDLFEFDLTFIGSGVYTWLPGKSVLGWMEKQMDYARKNSLILPGSPRVPGKFACVYCTYAGPHTGEAEAVPAIRYMGQLFDHLGITVADEWSIVGAFVPEKMRHFNTTGRLGNIEGRPNAEDLRQAREKTTGLLQSISGTNVF; encoded by the coding sequence ATGAACGTTCTCAATCTTTACGGTTCGTTGAACGGACAGACAGAAAAGGTTGCCCTTGAAATTGCAAAGGTTGTTTCCGAAACCGGACATGAGGTCAGAACCGTTAACCTTAAAAATGATGATTCCGTTATTGATCTGTTTGAGTTCGACCTGACATTTATCGGTTCCGGTGTTTACACCTGGCTTCCGGGAAAATCCGTGCTGGGCTGGATGGAAAAGCAGATGGACTATGCCCGAAAAAACTCTCTTATTCTGCCCGGTTCACCTCGGGTTCCTGGTAAATTCGCCTGCGTTTACTGCACTTACGCCGGGCCGCACACAGGCGAGGCCGAGGCTGTTCCCGCCATCAGGTATATGGGTCAGCTTTTCGATCATCTTGGAATTACTGTTGCTGATGAATGGAGTATTGTCGGGGCGTTTGTCCCTGAAAAAATGCGCCATTTCAACACAACCGGGCGACTAGGGAATATCGAAGGACGGCCCAATGCGGAGGATTTGAGGCAGGCCAGGGAAAAGACAACCGGGTTACTGCAATCAATAAGCGGGACCAACGTATTCTGA
- a CDS encoding GNAT family N-acetyltransferase, producing the protein MDIKFKYDTKGIDWTAITETLKSVDMASYPPEIHKKAFKASYCTIFAYSEGKMVGFRRAISDGAYQAAIYDCAVLEEYQGHGLGKLIVKEILANISGINTILYASPGKEGFYEKNGIQKNKNRYGLFC; encoded by the coding sequence ATGGACATTAAATTCAAGTACGACACTAAAGGTATTGACTGGACTGCAATAACTGAAACGTTGAAATCTGTTGACATGGCAAGCTATCCTCCCGAAATACATAAAAAAGCCTTTAAGGCCAGTTACTGTACTATTTTTGCGTATTCCGAGGGTAAAATGGTTGGTTTTAGAAGAGCTATTTCTGATGGTGCATATCAAGCAGCGATATATGACTGTGCGGTCTTAGAAGAATATCAAGGTCATGGTCTTGGAAAACTTATTGTTAAAGAAATACTCGCGAATATTTCAGGCATTAATACCATTCTGTATGCCTCGCCGGGAAAGGAAGGTTTTTATGAAAAAAATGGGATTCAGAAAAATAAAAACAGGTATGGCTTGTTTTGTTAA
- a CDS encoding tetratricopeptide repeat protein: protein MKLNLLQTILLIFVLSFLAGCATPHQADQTEAAVATQEQPVPAQPAHPVVEEKPVVDKKNAETAAEHPAEKTARSSISNSKKSVVEKTVRQHVTGEISPSQARKFAVGRAKRDALEEAGTYLETMTVVKNGRLEQNEIMALAVGVLKTEVVSERQFMDGNVFCMEAVVRIEIDPSALEERIKTVLSDRAHLEKYRQIQEQNKRLLARIDKLEEENSALKKSPAEEQTIKQNFTEAGKSLDAESWILKAAALWEGDKCSDPYRAIGYFSQAIELDPKSTVAYTNRGLAYSDLKQHDRAIKDYDMAIRINPDDAIPYSNRGVAFANLGQLGKAMADFEQAIKIDPESAVPYYNRGTVYLDLGQPQQAVKDYNKALQLDPGYLNVFINRGLAYARLGKAQQAEKDYRQAIEINPALAGPHNNLGKLFLEQGRTQQAVEEFNTALKLDPESAKAHYNRGTAFYDLGRFSQAVEDFNRALEINPGDVSAYQNRGSAFVRLGQHNNAISDYNRAIELAQDLAECFYNRGNVYRDIGQYNQALQDYNRAIQLEPNYSNAYTNRGVLLYTMGRPGQAITDYTRAIELNPQDIFAYSNRASAFMDLQQYGKAIEDYNHVLEINPEYTPAYNGLGLVHFRMGLYKRAIEDLTRAIEIDPEYSRVHNNRGHVYTVLKRFQDAIKDYSRAVEIDPEYAQAYLNRGITYSLLNQRQQAIQDFNRALEINPEYADAYFRRGLAYLLSGQKESGCRDARKACALGNCKLLEIARKEGYCP from the coding sequence ATGAAATTAAATCTGCTGCAAACAATCCTGCTGATCTTCGTCCTGTCTTTTCTTGCGGGATGCGCAACTCCGCATCAGGCCGATCAGACTGAGGCCGCTGTTGCAACGCAGGAGCAGCCTGTTCCCGCACAACCCGCTCATCCGGTTGTAGAGGAAAAACCGGTCGTAGATAAGAAAAACGCTGAAACCGCTGCAGAACATCCTGCGGAGAAAACAGCCCGATCATCCATTTCAAACAGTAAAAAATCCGTAGTTGAAAAAACAGTTCGTCAGCACGTAACCGGGGAAATTTCACCGTCTCAGGCCAGAAAATTCGCAGTGGGAAGGGCCAAACGGGATGCGCTGGAAGAAGCCGGGACCTACCTTGAAACCATGACCGTTGTTAAAAACGGCAGGCTTGAGCAGAACGAAATCATGGCGCTAGCGGTCGGAGTGCTTAAAACAGAAGTTGTCAGCGAGCGCCAGTTCATGGACGGCAATGTTTTCTGCATGGAAGCAGTGGTCAGGATCGAAATAGACCCTTCAGCCCTTGAGGAGCGCATAAAAACCGTTCTCTCCGACCGTGCGCATCTGGAAAAGTACAGACAGATTCAGGAGCAGAACAAAAGACTGCTTGCGCGGATTGATAAGCTGGAAGAGGAAAACAGCGCGCTCAAGAAAAGTCCCGCCGAAGAACAGACCATCAAACAGAATTTTACGGAAGCCGGAAAGTCGCTCGATGCGGAAAGCTGGATTCTGAAGGCAGCGGCATTATGGGAGGGAGACAAATGCTCCGATCCCTATAGAGCCATCGGATATTTCAGCCAGGCCATTGAACTTGATCCCAAAAGTACTGTTGCCTACACCAACAGAGGGCTTGCCTATTCCGACCTTAAACAGCACGACCGGGCCATAAAAGATTATGACATGGCAATCAGGATCAATCCCGACGACGCCATCCCGTACAGCAACCGGGGCGTTGCCTTTGCCAACCTCGGCCAACTGGGCAAGGCCATGGCAGACTTCGAACAGGCCATTAAAATCGATCCTGAAAGCGCAGTGCCCTACTATAACCGAGGGACGGTCTATCTTGATCTCGGCCAGCCTCAGCAGGCTGTAAAGGACTACAATAAAGCTTTGCAGCTTGACCCGGGATATTTGAATGTTTTTATAAACCGGGGCCTTGCTTATGCGCGTCTTGGGAAAGCACAGCAGGCCGAAAAGGATTACAGGCAGGCGATTGAAATCAACCCGGCACTTGCAGGACCGCACAACAATCTTGGAAAGCTATTCCTTGAACAGGGGCGGACTCAACAGGCTGTTGAGGAATTCAACACAGCCCTTAAACTCGATCCCGAAAGCGCAAAAGCCCACTATAACCGGGGAACAGCCTTCTACGATCTTGGCCGGTTCAGTCAGGCTGTCGAAGATTTCAACAGGGCTCTTGAAATTAACCCCGGAGATGTCAGCGCCTATCAGAACCGTGGCTCCGCATTCGTCAGACTCGGGCAGCACAATAACGCGATAAGCGATTACAACCGCGCAATAGAACTTGCTCAGGATCTGGCCGAATGCTTCTACAACAGAGGTAATGTCTATCGTGACATCGGGCAGTACAATCAGGCTCTTCAGGATTATAACCGTGCCATCCAGTTGGAGCCGAACTATTCCAACGCATACACCAACCGGGGAGTACTGCTATACACCATGGGGCGTCCGGGGCAGGCAATAACTGATTACACGCGGGCAATAGAACTCAATCCGCAGGACATCTTCGCATACAGCAACCGGGCCAGCGCGTTTATGGATCTGCAGCAGTACGGCAAAGCCATCGAGGACTACAATCATGTGCTTGAAATTAATCCGGAATATACTCCTGCGTATAACGGGCTGGGCCTTGTCCATTTCAGGATGGGGCTGTACAAGCGTGCGATCGAAGATCTGACCAGGGCCATTGAAATTGACCCGGAATACTCAAGAGTCCATAACAACCGGGGCCATGTGTATACTGTTCTTAAGCGATTTCAGGATGCCATAAAGGATTACAGCCGTGCGGTTGAAATAGACCCGGAATACGCGCAGGCTTACCTGAACCGGGGGATTACATACTCTTTACTTAATCAGCGCCAGCAGGCCATACAGGACTTCAATCGGGCCCTTGAAATCAACCCCGAATACGCCGATGCATACTTCCGGCGGGGGCTGGCCTACCTTCTTTCCGGGCAAAAGGAATCCGGATGCCGAGATGCCCGCAAGGCATGTGCTTTGGGTAACTGCAAACTGCTGGAAATCGCCCGCAAGGAAGGTTACTGCCCCTGA